TCGTCAGGACAAAGCCTGGAGGCGTCCTTATGCCTGCGACGTGAGTTGGGGAGAAGCGGGACtgaatacgcatgtgtgtgtgtctgtgtgtatgtatttcatgCTTAAATGTGATAATCATAAAgcactctttccttttttcttcctttagatTAGTGTTGCAAGTtttattttcgtcattttttcGCGATTGAAGGCCACTAACCAATTCTTCCATGTCCTTTAGTAGTTGTGGAGTCCACTGCAGCTTACATTGAGGTAGGCCTAACTATAGTCGTGATGATTTTCTTTACCATATCATCGGCTACATGAACGGAACCTTCATATTTTCTAAAATATTGTCACATTTATTAAAATCATTCCAAGTCACTTTCTCTTCTTAACGTATGATTTAATTCGTTTTTCTAGGAAATGAAATTACTGAATTCCATTTTTGTATTCCTACATGTTGAGATAACTGAGATTATGTTCGACCCAAGAACGTTGATGAAAATAAACATGTCTGGTGTAAAGACTGATGCATGTGGTAATCCACTATAGGCTTTTTCTCAAGTTGGCTTCGtttttgaatttatttatatacaatctATCATGCATCTCACTGTTGCAGTATTTCAACAACTCGTGTAAAAACAGAGAATTTTGAGAGGCATGATCTACACTCGGGCGTTtctcattacctccgccaaggaggttctgTTTTGGTCGCGCTGGTTAGTTTGTTCTCTTGCCCGCTGGTAAGCTCaaagagttatgaacagattttatgattttttttactgaatatgtgccttagcccaacttagatccaCTAAATTTTGGTGGGGATCCGtatctaggattttttttatgattgcatggtacccccattattattattatcattattattattatcatcatcatcatcatcatcatcatcatcatcatcatcatcatcatcatcatcattattatattaagctatatgatgagccacactgaaaaaatcgagatttataccaccaaaggtgtcagtgcaggtcaagatacagctaagaatgaaaaaaagtcagctaattacgtaagaaaaaaaatgttagctgacgttttaaacttatcaaggagtcgaagaagttacaatctctgtaggcaatctattccaaagtctacaaatagcagtaaaaaagcatctagaaaactgacttgtagacgattgacttacatcaaatgtcattgaattgaggtaATGCCAAGGCATTACCtttatcacctccgccaaggaCGTTATGTTTACGGATGGCACCagagtacttgagaaaggtgattttgatataattcttcaagtgtgaatattcttattacgTCAGTGACCCGATTGCCTTGAccgaggtatgcgctttctgagtgctaGTTATTTATTGTTTGAGCTATTTGCTTACTGATAAGTGATAGTGGTCTATAATTTAGCTGGTTTTGTTTATCACTGCTCATGTGGTGATGTTACATGTGTAACTCTTATTAtagatcttttatttctatttttcttaaagTGATCTTATCGATATGCTGTCATCATAACTGGTGTTTTGTCTGTTTAGAGCAGCACTGAAGGAAAACTTTTTTCTTTAAGGGAGAACCtcgcttttttactttttctttagttTCGCCTTCAGTAGGAATTTGATCTGTCAACTGATCTTTCAATATTGCTGGTAATGCAGTGGACGAGCTTTGGACTACTGACATATTTGTTAATTATATCTTCAAATCGTCCTTGGCCTCTCTCACGGCCTAAATGTACTCGTTTCTCCACGTTGGAAATCCCTCATACACTGATTGTGTTCTATGACTTCTGACACATTCGTCGTCTCTCCCTATCCAACATTTTTTTCGGTGAATCCCTTTAGCTCTTTCCTCATTTCAGATTTGTAGGACATTCGGCCCTTAATCTcttttcatataaacatacagccCTTCGTCTGCTTTTCTGAAAATCTTGCTTTCATTATAAGGTGGTCATTTTTACCCGGTGGAGGACATTTCAAATCTTGTATTTTTAACCTTTCGTGAAGCACAGACGACCCTCCAGTGTCTTTTGGTTCACTCTATCACGCTTTGCTGATGTATAGTGCTCAGTAACGACTGGTTTATAGGAATTAAATACACTTTGGCCAATTTTGTGATTTCTTGTGGTCATACTTTTGTACAACATGCCATGTAGATATTTTAGGTATATTCCATCTTTTCGATTTTAATATCTTAGCATTTCCACTTGCATTTCTTgccattttcctccatttctaTTTGTTCTGTCTACTCTGTCGGCCCTAATGTTGTATTTTTCTAAAGAGGTGTCAAGCTTCTTTCAGTATAATTTCGAAAATAATTCTTTTCGTAATTCTAGTTGGCTGCGCTGCTTACTTGTCCGTGTTTCCTTTTCGTTGCTGGAAGTAAACTTGTTTGGCTTGGAGTTTCTCGCCCTCTAAGCCTTTTTATGCTCTGAGCTTTGATATTTTTCGGTTTTGACTTCTCTCACTTTGTAAGGATTCCCGGTTTTAtttgctttgattttttattgtccaaattttcttatattattctatttcataatttttgaaGTGTTAAATCACGCCTGTTATCACTTGTTATCACTCAAAGTTTACTTTCAATGGACGTAAATGTGTAACAATGTCTTTACGACTCGGAGCATgttgtcagtgagtgagtgagtgagtgagtgagtgagtgagtgtgtgtgtgtgtgtgtgtgtgtgtgtgtgtgtgtgtgtgtgtgtgtgtgtgtgtgtgtgtgtgtgtgtgtgtgtgtatgtgtgtgtgtgcgcgcgcgtgtgctttTCTCACTTCCCCGGAAGTTCTCTAATTTAGAGGTGCGCCTACCCTAAAAAGAAACCGCGTAGAAAAGCATCATACTGATAAATATGAATTCCCATTTAATTTCCACCGGTCAAACCAGGTAAAATAGGCCTCACGAACGCGCATTCTGGTATTTGTAACAGTGCATACGGAATAGTGAAAACTTTCTCAATAAACGATGGAAAGTAGATGGGGGCGTGAACCTTCTACTCTTCAAAGGTCGCGCATGTGTCCTCCAACCCCCATCGCCTTAAAAGCGACTTTCTATAGGCCTACAACCAAAATCATCAAAACGTAACTCTCCAGCCCCTTTCGCCCTCAGATACGCCCATTTGGCCAAGCGGTTCTACAACCTGGAGCTCCGCAGCGACGACGTGGTGGTGGCGGCCTACCCGAAGAGCGGGACGGTGTGGACAGCGGAGGTGGTGTGGGCGCTCCTCAACCCCCACGCCCTCGATACCCTGGAGGCGAAACCGCACCACCACAGAGCCACTTTGCTCGACATGGTAAGGCAGTTGGGTTTTAACGATCTTCCcgcatattcttatatttatgtattattaatttattcatgagGAATCCTACTGATGATTGTGTACTTGTGTACGTAATCCCATAAGCAACTTCCATTAATAGAGAAAATGCTTTCCGTAAGAATGAATGGAAAATTTAATTGTAATCTCTAAAAGACATAGTTTGGTTGAGGTCTATAGAGTAAGCAGACAATGCGTCCATAAATACCATTTACAGTGGGTCTGCCAAACTCATTTGCCCCAGGGGTCCATATTTCACCTTAGTATTCAGCATCCGGGCCAGATAATCATGAGTCGACGCGACGAAACGACCTCATGGTTGACGTAAAAACGTAGGAGGCTATTTCAaccattacaaaaacaataataaataaataaaaactgtaaGAGTATGTGATAATCTTAAAAGACGAAAGGCTGGCTTGACTGATCATGTAAAACGGCTGACTGTAGGATCGATATAGGAAATGAAGTGATAAGGGACAAAATAACTAAAACAGAACAATGAAAATGGCTGCATATGAATATCCATATTACTTAAACCAGAATGActgactgaaacaaacaaacatactcgtCATCTCTCACAGGACTTCCTACATCCCACGCGAGCTGAAGACAACAGTCCTCTCCTGCAAAGGTTTCTCTCGGAATGCCCTAGGGGTCGCCTGGAGGACGGCATGACCCTCCAGCTGGCCGCAGTGGCTCCGTCCCCCAGGATCCTGAAGACACACCTTCCCATCAATCTTCTTAACCCCGATATGTTGAACATCTGCAAGGTGAGACGATTGCGGGCTTAAGGCGAAAAAATTTTATTGCAAGGATACGGTGAAAATGCCTATTTGGTGAACTAAATATATGAAAGGCAACTACTAGAAAATGAGTTAGGTcacgaataggaggaggaggaggaggaggggaagagtaggaggaggggggagaggaggaggaggaggaggggaagagtaggaggagggaaagaagaagaaagaggaggaatgagagggggtggggagggggggaagaggaggtgaaggagaaggagaaggagaaggagaaggaagaggagaaagagaaggatgtggaggaggaggaggatggggaaaagaaagaagaggaggagaaggacatggagtagggggaagaggaggaggacgaatgagtaggaggaggaggaggagaaaaagaaaaagaagaaagaggaggaggaggagtagtagaagaagaagatggaggaggaagaagatgatgatgatgatgaagaaggaggaggagaaagaggaaggagaaggaggaggaggagtggcttATTCCATAATAGCATTTTAATCTCACAAGGTCTTTGacgctaatgaccttagctgttgacgcgacagataattaaaaaaaacaatcaatcctAAAGCCTCACGACTAAGCCTCTCCTCCGCGCCCGCAGGTTGTGTACGTCGCCCGCAACCCGAGGGACGTGTGCGTGTCCCTCTACCGCTTCCTCGGGATGATGAAGGGCGTGACGGTTCCTGTGGAGTTCCGGGCCTTCGTCGAGAGCTTCATGAGCGCGTCCCTCCACTACGGGCCGTATTGGGACCACCTGGAGCAGGCGTGGCGTCGCAGAGAACACCCCAACCTCCATGTGGTCTTCTACGAGGACATGAAGAAGGACGTGTTGCAGGAACTCAGGAAACTGAGCACCTTTCTGGGTCGCAGCCTCGAGGACGACCAGCTCAGAAGGCGAGGAACTTTATTTTTTCgtatacaacatgtatatatatatatatatatatatatatatatatatatatatatatatatatatatatatatatatatgtgcgtgtgtgtgtgtgtgtgcatatatatatatatatatatatatatatatatatatatatatatatatatatatatacatatacatacatgcatactgtatatatatatatgtatataaatgtatatatatgtatatatatttgcatatatatatgtatatatatttatgaatatatatatgtatatatatgtatatatgtgtatatatatatgtatagataaatatatatgtatatatatgtatatttatatatatatgtatacatgtatatatatatatatatatatatatatatatatatatatatatgtatatatatgtatatatatatatatatatatatatatatatatatatatatatataaaaatatatatatatataaatatacagtatgtatgtatgcatatgcgtatttgtatatatgaatatatatatatatatatatgtatatatatatatatatatatatatatatttatatatatacatatacatacatacatactgcatatacatataggtatatatatatatatatatatatatatatatatatatatatatatatatgtatgtatattatatatatatatatatatatatatatatatatatatgtatatatataatatatatatgtatatatatatatgtgtatatatatatatattatatatatatatagatagatatagatatatagatatgtatatgtatatttgtgtgtatgtgtgtatatatgcatgtatgtttgtgtatatatatatatgtatatatatatatgtatatatatacacacacatatgtacatacatatatatatgtgtatatatatatatacatatatatatataaatatatatatatatatacatacatatatatatatatatatatatatatatatatatatatatatattgtgtgtgtgtgtgtgtgtgtgtgtgtgtgtgtgtgtgtgtgtgtgtgtgtgtgtgtgtgtgtgtgtgtgtgtgtgtgtgtgtgtgtgtgtgtatatatatatgtatgtatgtatgtatgtatgtatatactacacacacacacacacacacacacacacacacacacacacacacacacacacacacacacacacacacacacacacacacacacacacactcatgtgtatatatatgtatttatatgtatatatgtatgtatatatacacacatatatatatgtatatatatacatatatatatatatatatatatatatatatatatatatatgtatttatatgtatatatgtatgtatatatacacacatatatatatgtatatatatacatatatatatatatatatatatatatatatatatatatatgtatgtgtatatatatacacatatagatacacacacacacgcacacgcacacgcagacacacacacacacacacacgcacgcacgcacgcacgcgcacgcacacacgcacgcacgcgcacgcacacacgcacgcacgcgcacgcacacacgcacgcacgcgcacgcacacacgcacgcacgcacgcacacacgcacgcacgcacgcacgcacacacacacacacacacacacacacacacacacacacacacacacacacacacacacacacacacacacacacacacacacacacacacacgcacgcacgcacattgatatatatatatatatatatatatatatatatatatatatatatatatatatatatatatacatacatacatacatacatacatacatacatatatatatacaaacatacatacatacatacatacatatatatgtgtgtgtgtgtgtgtgtatatatgtataaatgtgtgtatatatatatgtatgtatgtatatatgtatatatatatatataatttgtgtatatatgtatatatatatatatatataatttgtgtatatatgtatatatatatatatatatatatatatatatatatatatgtatgtatgtatgtatgtatgtatgtatgtatgtatgtatatacacatatatatagatacatacttataatatatatatacatatacatatatatatatacatatatatatatatgtatatatatgtatatatatgtatatatatatatatatatatatatatatatatatatatatatatatatgtctatatatatgtatgtgtctatatatatatatatatatatatttatatattatatatattttttatatatataatatatatatattttatatatatattatatatatatattatatatattatatatatattatatatatatattatatatatatatgtattatatatatattatatatatattatatatataatatatatatatatatgtatatatatgtatgtatatatatatgtatatatatatgtatatatatgtatatatatatattatatatatattatatatatatataatatatatatatatatatatatatatatatatatatacacacacacacacacacacacacacacacacacacacacacacacacacacacacacacacacacacacacacacacacacacacatatattcataattatgtatatgtgtgtgtgtgtgtgtgtgtgtgtgtgtgtgtgtgtgtttgtgtgcttgtgcgtatgtgtgattgtgcgtgcgtgcgtgtgtgcgtgtgtgtgtgtgtgtgtgtgtgtgtgtatcactacacacacacacacacacacacacacacacacacacacacacatacacacgcacacacacacacacacacacacacacacacacacacacacacacacacacacacacacatacatacatacacacacacatacacaaacactcacacacatacaaatagacacacacactcacacgcaaacactcacacacacactcgcacacacacacacacacacacacacacacacacacacacacacacatatatatatatatatatatatatatatatatatatatatatatatatatatatatataaatctatctatatatatatatatatatatatatatatatatatatatatatacatatatatatatatatatatatatatatatatatatgtatgtatatatatattatatatatatattatatatatattatatatatatattatatatatatatatatatatatatatacacacacacacgcacacacacacacatacacacacacacacacacacacacacacatacacacacacacacacacacacacacacacatattcataactatgtatgtatatatgtgtgtgtgtgtgtgtgtgtgtgtatgtgtgtgtgtgtgtgtgtgtgtgtgtgtgttcgtgcgtgtgtgcttgtgcgtgtgtgtgtgtgtgtttctgtgtgtatgcttgtgcgtatgtgtgcgtgtgcgtgcgtgcgtgcgtgcgtgcgtgtgtgtgtgtgtgtgtgtgtgtgtgtgtgtgtgtgtgtgtgtgcgtgtgtgtatcaatacacacacacacacacacacacacacacacacacacacacacacacacacacacacacacatatatatatatatatatatatatatatatatatatatatatatatatatatatatatatatatatatatatatatatatatatatataaatataaatatatatatatacatatatatatatatataatatatgaatatatatgtatgtgtgtgtgtgtgcgtgtgtgtgtgcgtgtgtatgtatatatatgtatatatatgtatatatataaatgtatatatatataaatatatatatatatatatatatatatatatatatatatatatatatatatatatatatatatatatatatatatgtgtgtgtgtgtgtgtgtgtgtgtgtgtgtgtgtgtgtgtgtgtgtgtgtgtgtgtgtataatatatgtgtgtgtgtgtgtgcgtgtgtagatcaCATGCTGAATAGATTAAAAGACCCAAAAGCTACTGAATTAAAATAACTGCGTGCATACATACTGCATGCACATAAATCATGACAACAGTTCAACAATCACACACGCGGCTCGCACCCTTTCCACAGCATAGTCGAGTACACCAGCTTCGGCCGCATGAAGGCGCGGGACGCCAAGTTCCCGGTGGTGGACCTCAACGGTAGTTTCTTCCGCAAAGGAGAGATTGGTGACTGGAAGAACATGGCATCCCCTCAGCTGGACGCCCTCATGAACGGCTGGATCAAGGAGAAATCTCGGGGCATGGACATAACTTTCAAATACGAATGATTTCCTCCTTTTTGGGAATGCGAGTGATTTGTAGGATTAAAATTAGAAGTGGACATCTGTATCATTTCACCTTATTTGCCAACTAATCTCTAATACTAAAAGCTCGAAATAGTTAAGGAAAACTGACTTCTATGCAGTATATTGGAATGTATTTTAACGTCAATTTTTTCGTAATCTATACATGCGAAAAATAAATGTTAGCTACAAAGATAACACTCGAGGCCTGAATTTGAAAAAGTCTTATATACTGTTTTTAAGCTATGCAAAGAAAAGGGCTGTGACTGCAAAAATGGCGTCCAAATGATGTACTTTACTAATCCCAACTACATTGCTGACAGAGTAGTTGTTTATCATTTCAAATTTCCTTTATTGTAAGAGAAATTCTAGACCCGAACAGCAGACAAATATGAAAACACAATAACCTTTTTTGAATGGTATTTCTCTATATTACATTGTCCATATTCATAAGTGCAGACCAAACATCGACGCAATTGTAGGCCTACTTGTCCAAGGTAAGTACTTAtataatgtatctgtctattaCGATTTACGATTTACGtggcaagaataaaacaacagatttctcttctgcttctttgaATTATATTAAAGGTAAAATGTTTACCTTTCCTTTGGTTAGACCAATGGTTCTTAAACTGGGGGCAATGAAGCCGCTTCTAGAGGTAGCGAGGCACTATCTAAAAGTAATAGTTCTTTGGAGTAAATTCATTAACGATAAGTAAACAGGCATAAAAACTGAGAGCATAGGTAGCCAGTCTCAGATAAGATTAATCTGCATACTGTATTGAAGAGCATCAATTTGTTTGGTGAATGCAGTTGTGCTATAAAGCAAGTTTTCTACAGTCTTCTGCAAAGGACATGATGTATTCTGCCTAAAATTGTGATAAATGCATGAAGGAGTTGATGATATATGTCATAAACTTCATTAACTTGTTTTAAAGTTGTATGCCTCGTATTTCTTTTTACCTAATTTCCTACTTCCCAGTATTTTGTATGCAGTGAAAGAAATACATGTTTAGTAAGCTATTATTGACATTGATTTATTTGAACTATCTAAGGATTTAAACAATACATTCGAACCTAATTATGTAATAATATTTGCTGCTGATGATTACAGAGCCTTATGTCCACACAAAGAAGCACTTGCTCTGGCTTGGACAATAAATTTGGCTATCTGCTACATAATTTAAGGGAATCAACTGCATTAATGCAGGAATACTAATATCAATTTCCAATTTTGCAAAACTACTAGATGTAGATTTTCTCTAAACAAGGGTTTTGGAGTTAATGCTATATGATTTTGTTTACTGTAGAGTTACTTTCCTGACCTTGAAAGGCGAGGCAAGAATACCTATCAAGCCACTTCCTGTTGATAGGAGAACTCTGCTGTGCATCTCAATTGGGTTCCAAAAATCACATTTTCGATTATTTTACAGAAGAAAGTAAATACAATAgtcactcctcccctttcccctattgcTGTATATAATATTACAGAAAACAAAATGCTACATATTTCGCAATTTCGAATGAAAAACTGATCTTTGATCAGCGGGAAAACCATATCTCTGAATGATTACTTTCATCCTCAgtcgaataataataaaaacgcccCTTGCAGTAAGGTCATTGGGTAACATATGTCTAGTAGACTATTTCTTGACAATTATGTAGACAgaacatgtttttgttttttggatatTTCCCCCCACAAAGGCGAGAAATAAACCGAAAAATAGGACGGAAAGGCACAAATGAGCTAATACATGAATATAAGGTCGAAAAAAG
The sequence above is a segment of the Penaeus vannamei isolate JL-2024 chromosome 31, ASM4276789v1, whole genome shotgun sequence genome. Coding sequences within it:
- the LOC113802343 gene encoding sulfotransferase 1C4 gives rise to the protein MQKFTYDTSVSAANFTLILQTESAMPEHQLPVTLEEIPEEEMARYPVRRTKGVKTFVRTKPGGVLMPATYAHLAKRFYNLELRSDDVVVAAYPKSGTVWTAEVVWALLNPHALDTLEAKPHHHRATLLDMDFLHPTRAEDNSPLLQRFLSECPRGRLEDGMTLQLAAVAPSPRILKTHLPINLLNPDMLNICKVVYVARNPRDVCVSLYRFLGMMKGVTVPVEFRAFVESFMSASLHYGPYWDHLEQAWRRREHPNLHVVFYEDMKKDVLQELRKLSTFLGRSLEDDQLRSIVEYTSFGRMKARDAKFPVVDLNGSFFRKGEIGDWKNMASPQLDALMNGWIKEKSRGMDITFKYE